A single genomic interval of Anopheles marshallii chromosome 2, idAnoMarsDA_429_01, whole genome shotgun sequence harbors:
- the LOC128719613 gene encoding 14-3-3 protein epsilon isoform X1: MSERENNIYKAKLAEQAERYDEMVEAMKKVASMDVELTVEERNLLSVAYKNVIGARRASWRIISSIEQKEENKAVEEKLEMIKNYRSQVEKELRDICSDILEVLDKHLIPCATTGESKVFYYKMKGDYHRYLAEFATGGDRKDAAENSLVAYKAASDIAMTDLPPTHPIRLGLALNFSVFYYEILNSPDRACRLAKAAFDDAIAELDTLSEESYKDSTLIMQLLRDNLTLWTSDMQADGEGEQKEQIQDVEDQDVS, from the exons ATGTCGGAACGCGAAAATAATATCTATAAGGCGAAGCTGGCTGAACAAGCCGAGCGGTACGACG AAATGGTCGAAGCCATGAAGAAGGTTGCTTCTATGGACGTGGAGCTAACGGTTGAGGAAAGAAATTTGCTGTCGGTGGCTTACAAAAACGTCATCGGTGCACGCCGTGCTTCCTGGCGGATAATCTCTTCGATAGAGCAAAAAGAAGAGAATAAG GCAGTCGAGGAGAAGCTCGAAATGATCAAGAACTACCGCTCACAGGTTGAGAAGGAACTGCGCGATATCTGCTCAGATATCCTTGAGGTGCTCGATAAGCATTTGATCCCGTGTGCAACGACCGGTGAAAGCAAGGTGTTTTACTACAAGATGAAGGGCGATTATCATCGCTATTTGGCAGAGTTTGCGACCGGTGGCGATCGCAAAGATGCTGCCGAAAACTCGCTCGTTGCGTACAAGGCTGCCAGTGATATCGCGATGACTGACCTTCCACCAACGCACCCAATCCGGTTGGGATTGGCTTTGAACTTCTCA GTATTTTACTACGAAATCCTGAACTCTCCGGATCGTGCCTGCCGTCTAGCGAAAGCTGCATTCGACGATGCTATTGCCGAACTGGATACTCTGAGCGAAGAAAGCTACAAAGATTCAACGCTAATCATGCAGTTGCTTCGAGACAACCTCACCTTATGGACATCCGACATGCAGGCTGACG GAGAAGGTGAACAGAAGGAACAAATCCAGGATGTCGAAGACCAAGACGTGTCGTAA
- the LOC128719613 gene encoding 14-3-3 protein epsilon isoform X2 yields MSERENNIYKAKLAEQAERYDEMVEAMKKVASMDVELTVEERNLLSVAYKNVIGARRASWRIISSIEQKEENKAVEEKLEMIKNYRSQVEKELRDICSDILEVLDKHLIPCATTGESKVFYYKMKGDYHRYLAEFATGGDRKDAAENSLVAYKAASDIAMTDLPPTHPIRLGLALNFSVFYYEILNSPDRACRLAKAAFDDAIAELDTLSEESYKDSTLIMQLLRDNLTLWTSDMQADGKTGEGEQKEQIQDVEDQDVS; encoded by the exons ATGTCGGAACGCGAAAATAATATCTATAAGGCGAAGCTGGCTGAACAAGCCGAGCGGTACGACG AAATGGTCGAAGCCATGAAGAAGGTTGCTTCTATGGACGTGGAGCTAACGGTTGAGGAAAGAAATTTGCTGTCGGTGGCTTACAAAAACGTCATCGGTGCACGCCGTGCTTCCTGGCGGATAATCTCTTCGATAGAGCAAAAAGAAGAGAATAAG GCAGTCGAGGAGAAGCTCGAAATGATCAAGAACTACCGCTCACAGGTTGAGAAGGAACTGCGCGATATCTGCTCAGATATCCTTGAGGTGCTCGATAAGCATTTGATCCCGTGTGCAACGACCGGTGAAAGCAAGGTGTTTTACTACAAGATGAAGGGCGATTATCATCGCTATTTGGCAGAGTTTGCGACCGGTGGCGATCGCAAAGATGCTGCCGAAAACTCGCTCGTTGCGTACAAGGCTGCCAGTGATATCGCGATGACTGACCTTCCACCAACGCACCCAATCCGGTTGGGATTGGCTTTGAACTTCTCA GTATTTTACTACGAAATCCTGAACTCTCCGGATCGTGCCTGCCGTCTAGCGAAAGCTGCATTCGACGATGCTATTGCCGAACTGGATACTCTGAGCGAAGAAAGCTACAAAGATTCAACGCTAATCATGCAGTTGCTTCGAGACAACCTCACCTTATGGACATCCGACATGCAGGCTGACGGTAAG ACAGGAGAAGGTGAACAGAAGGAACAAATCCAGGATGTCGAAGACCAAGACGTGTCGTAA
- the LOC128709425 gene encoding GPN-loop GTPase 3, whose translation MRYGQLVMGPAGSGKSTYCATMQRHGFDDKRMIKVVNLDPAAEHFDYQPFLDIRDLIQLDDAMEDEELRYGPNGGLIFCIEYLIEHSDWLRDQLCGVGSEDEDDDTGIEEPDDDYILFDLPGQIELYTHLKAGHTLARLLESWNFRLCSVFLVDSQFMIDGAKFLSGTMAALSVMANMELPHVNVLSKMDLLSKGHRGQMDKYLDPDAHALLGEVTNESAWGRKYRKLSETIGMLIEDFSLVRFTPLNINDEENVADLLLMIDNVIQYGEDADVKVRDFDPPEPDEVEDDSRYYQDG comes from the exons ATGCGATACGGACAGCTCGTAATGGGGCCTGCCGGCAGTGGTAAG TCTACATATTGCGCGACCATGCAACGACACGGCTTTGACGATAAGCGGATGATAAAGGTGGTCAACTTGGACCCAGCCGCGGAACATTTCGACTACCAGCCTTTCCTGGACATACGAGACCTGATCCAGTTGGATGATGCTATGGAGGACGAAGAGCTCCGATATGGACCGAACGGGGGTTTGATCTTCTGCATCGAGTACCTCATCGAGCATTCCGATTGGCTCCGAGATCAGCTGTGTGGCGTTGGCTCCGaagatgaggatgatgatacCGGCATCGAGGAACCAGACGACGATTATATACTGTTTGATTTACCTGGCCAGATCGAACTGTACACGCATCTTAAAGCAGGCCATACGTTGGCACGATTGCTAGAATCGTGGAACTTTCGTCTTTGTTCGGTGTTCCTCGTAGACTCGCAGTTCATGATTGATGGTGCAAAGTTTTTGTCGGGGACGATGGCCGCTCTAAGCGTGATGGCTAACATGGAACTTCCGCACGTGAACGTACTGAGTAAGATGGATCTACTTAGCAAAGGACACCGTGGACAGATGGATAAATATCTTGACCCTGATGCGCACGCACTGCTCGGCGAGGTTACGAACGAATCGGCATGGGGTCGTAAATACCGCAAGTTGTCGGAAACGATCGGTATGCTGATTGAGGACTTTAGTCTGGTTCGCTTTACGCCGCTTAACATCAATGACGAGGAAAATGTGGCCGATTTGTTGTTAATGATTGATAATGTAATACAGTACGGCGAAGATGCGGACGTAAAAGTGCGCGACTTCGATCCCCCAGAACCAGACGAGGTGGAGGATGACAGTCGATACTACCAGGACGGCTGA